The proteins below are encoded in one region of Triticum aestivum cultivar Chinese Spring chromosome 1B, IWGSC CS RefSeq v2.1, whole genome shotgun sequence:
- the LOC123134029 gene encoding Bowman-Birk type proteinase inhibitor B5-like — protein sequence MKNTKLVAILVLQAIMVMGILAHVNADYFPKCCNNCRSFSGVDVCDDAHPQCPKGCSACRVVTPSPHKTFRCADMKSTVDGTCGGPCKKH from the exons ATGAAGAACACCAAGCTCGTGGCGATCCTTGTCCTCCAGGCCATCATGGTCATGGGAATCCTCGCACACGTGAATG CCGATTACTTCCCGAAGTGCTGCAACAACTGCAGGTCCTTCTCGGGGGTCGACGTCTGCGACGACGCACACCCCCAGTGCCCCAAGGGCTGCTCGGCCTGCCGCGTGGTGACGCCGAGCCCTCACAAGACGTTCCGGTGCGCCGACATGAAGAGCACCGTCGACGGCACCTGCGGCGGGCCATGCAAGAAGCACTGA
- the LOC123093117 gene encoding Bowman-Birk type proteinase inhibitor B6-like — translation MKNTKLVAILVLQAILVMGILPHMNANYFPKCCDKCRSFSGVDVCDDAHPQCPKGCSTCRAVQTGRVKMFRCANMRSTINGTCGPRCKKN, via the exons ATGAAGAACACCAAGCTCGTGGCGATCCTTGTCCTCCAGGCCATCCTGGTCATGGGAATCCTCCCACACATGAATG CCAACTACTTCCCCAAGTGTTGTGACAAATGCAGGTCATTCTCGGGGGTCGATGTATGTGACGACGCCCATCCTCAGTGCCCCAAGGGCTGCTCCACATGCCGCGCGGTGCAGACAGGCCGTGTCAAGATGTTCCGGTGTGCCAACATGCGCTCCACCATCAATGGCACGTGCGGCCCACGTTGCAAAAAGAACTAA